One Nicotiana tomentosiformis chromosome 4, ASM39032v3, whole genome shotgun sequence genomic window carries:
- the LOC138909994 gene encoding uncharacterized protein, whose product MKESECISDYCSKVKAIVNQLRRYGEDIEDVRVLEMIFRTLTPKFDFVVCAIEESKDLDFMMVEQLEGSLQAHEEKIKKRQEVPLEQLLKTQASFKDYGGENSYRGNGRGRGCGGHGRGRSNGNNFNNEVKIYQTFRGCCCGQRGGRGHGYYQ is encoded by the coding sequence atgaaagaatctgAATGCATTtcagattattgttcaaaagtgaaggctattgtaaatcaattaagaagatatGGGGAGGACATAGAAGATGTCCGTGTGTTAGAAATGATTTTTCgtactttaacacctaaatttgattttgtggtgtgtgctattgaggagtctaaagatttagacttTATGATGGTGGAACAATTGGAGGGTTCTTTACAGGCCCACGAAGAAAAGATCAAAAAGAGACAAGAAGTTCCACTAgagcaacttcttaaaactcaaGCATCCTTCaaggattatggaggtgaaaaTAGCTATCGAGGGAATGGACGGGGACGAGGTTGTGGCGGTCATGGAAGAGGGAGAAGCaatggtaacaacttcaacaatgaagttaaaatctATCAAACATTCAGAGGTTGTTGCTGTGGAcaaagaggaggaagaggacATGGCTACTACCAATAA